Proteins found in one Rhodovulum sp. MB263 genomic segment:
- the rpmF gene encoding 50S ribosomal protein L32 yields MAVPQNKVTRSRRNQRRSHDALVADNPAECSNCGELKRPHHVCAACGHYDEREVVAQADEIDLDEDDAA; encoded by the coding sequence ATGGCTGTCCCTCAGAATAAAGTCACGCGGTCCCGCCGCAACCAACGCCGTTCGCATGATGCTCTGGTCGCGGACAATCCCGCCGAGTGCTCGAACTGCGGCGAGCTGAAGCGTCCGCACCATGTCTGTGCGGCCTGCGGCCATTACGACGAACGCGAGGTCGTGGCCCAAGCCGACGAGATCGACCTGGACGAAGACGACGCGGCATAA
- a CDS encoding outer membrane protein assembly factor BamE, which yields MALAAVLSASLLACSPIHRSHGYAPSEEDLAAISVGVDTRDSVAELVGPPTMGGVKRDEAWYYVQSDWKTVGFREPKETERQVVAISFDDSGTVENVERFGLEDGRVIALNRRVTEANVKGVSFLRQLLGNIGQFSAEDVLRDR from the coding sequence TTGGCGCTGGCTGCCGTTCTCTCCGCCAGTCTTCTGGCGTGTTCTCCGATCCACCGCAGCCACGGCTATGCTCCGTCCGAGGAGGATCTGGCCGCGATCTCGGTGGGAGTCGATACCCGCGACAGCGTGGCCGAACTGGTCGGTCCGCCGACCATGGGCGGCGTGAAGCGCGACGAGGCGTGGTATTACGTGCAAAGCGACTGGAAGACGGTCGGCTTCCGCGAGCCGAAGGAAACCGAGCGCCAGGTCGTGGCGATTTCCTTCGACGACTCGGGGACGGTCGAGAATGTCGAACGGTTCGGGCTCGAGGACGGTCGCGTGATCGCGCTGAACCGTCGCGTGACCGAGGCAAACGTCAAGGGCGTTTCCTTCCTGCGGCAGCTTCTGGGCAATATCGGCCAGTTCAGCGCCGAGGATGTCCTGCGCGACCGCTGA
- the plsX gene encoding phosphate acyltransferase PlsX, protein MTSEHPQELRAAPRTVISVDAMGGDRGPAAVVAGISLSAAKNPDIRFILHGQRDELERLVARRKPLRGRVEIRHADGVVTMDAKPSHVMRHGQDTSMWSAIDSVRNGEATVAVSCGNTGALMLLSIMRLRKLPGVNRPAIACLWPSRNPVGFNIMLDVGADVRADERDLLQYALMGTSYARNGLGLERPRVGLLNVGTEENKGRAEMKAAHDLINAAAKDANYSFVGFVEGGDIPSSKVDVIVTDGFTGNIALKTGEGTAKLLGDFMREAFTATPLSKMAALLAYTSLRRLKKRMDPRRANGGVFLGLNGTVVKSHGASDATGVSSAVKLAFELAQSGFTERLAARVAASNAAGPETAGIQAGGSKR, encoded by the coding sequence ATGACCTCAGAGCACCCCCAGGAGCTGCGCGCCGCCCCGCGCACCGTTATTTCGGTGGACGCCATGGGTGGCGACCGCGGGCCTGCGGCCGTCGTCGCAGGCATTTCCCTCTCCGCCGCCAAGAATCCGGACATCCGCTTCATCCTGCATGGGCAGCGGGACGAGCTCGAACGGCTCGTCGCCCGCCGCAAGCCCCTGCGCGGGCGGGTGGAGATCCGGCATGCGGATGGCGTCGTCACCATGGACGCCAAACCAAGCCACGTCATGCGGCATGGCCAGGACACCTCGATGTGGTCGGCCATCGATTCGGTGCGCAATGGCGAGGCCACAGTCGCCGTCTCCTGTGGCAATACCGGGGCGCTGATGCTGCTGTCGATCATGCGGCTGCGCAAGCTGCCGGGCGTCAACCGGCCGGCCATCGCCTGCCTCTGGCCCTCGCGCAATCCGGTCGGGTTCAACATCATGCTGGATGTCGGCGCGGATGTCCGCGCCGATGAGCGCGATCTGCTGCAATATGCGCTGATGGGCACCTCCTATGCCCGCAACGGGCTGGGGCTCGAGCGGCCGCGGGTCGGGCTGTTGAATGTCGGCACCGAAGAGAACAAGGGGCGTGCCGAGATGAAGGCCGCGCATGACCTGATCAATGCCGCCGCCAAGGACGCGAATTACAGCTTCGTCGGCTTCGTCGAGGGCGGCGACATCCCGTCCTCCAAGGTCGACGTGATCGTGACCGACGGCTTCACCGGCAATATCGCGCTGAAGACCGGCGAGGGCACGGCCAAGCTTCTGGGCGATTTCATGCGCGAGGCCTTCACCGCGACGCCGCTGTCGAAGATGGCGGCGCTGCTGGCCTATACCTCGCTCAGGCGACTGAAAAAGCGGATGGACCCGAGGCGCGCCAATGGCGGCGTGTTTCTCGGGCTGAACGGAACTGTGGTGAAATCGCATGGTGCGTCGGATGCGACCGGCGTGTCCTCTGCTGTCAAGCTCGCCTTCGAACTGGCGCAGTCGGGCTTCACCGAACGGCTGGCGGCACGGGTTGCGGCCAGCAATGCGGCGGGACCGGAAACGGCCGGGATCCAGGCCGGGGGGAGCAAGAGGTAA
- the msrB gene encoding peptide-methionine (R)-S-oxide reductase MsrB, which produces MTQKTPETDPDWRDRLPDLAYRVTREHATERPFSHDNFPKTPGTFACLCCGAPLFDQADKFDSGSGWPSFTRPVDPDALGESTDRRLLMTRTEVHCASCAAHLGHVFPDGPAPTGLRYCINGVALTFEPEETTEGGT; this is translated from the coding sequence ATGACCCAGAAAACGCCCGAGACCGACCCCGACTGGCGAGACCGGCTTCCGGATCTCGCCTACCGGGTAACCCGCGAGCATGCAACCGAACGCCCCTTCTCGCATGACAACTTCCCGAAAACGCCCGGCACCTTCGCCTGCCTCTGCTGCGGCGCGCCGCTCTTCGATCAGGCCGACAAGTTCGACAGCGGTAGCGGCTGGCCCAGCTTCACCCGCCCGGTCGACCCCGACGCGCTGGGAGAGAGCACCGACCGGCGCCTTCTGATGACGCGTACCGAGGTGCATTGCGCCAGCTGTGCCGCGCATCTGGGCCATGTCTTTCCCGACGGCCCGGCACCGACCGGATTGCGCTATTGCATCAACGGCGTGGCGCTGACGTTCGAACCGGAGGAGACCACCGAAGGCGGAACCTGA
- the ihfA gene encoding integration host factor subunit alpha: protein MAGNTLTRMDLTEAVFREVGLSRNESADLVESVLQHMSDALVRGETVKISSFGTFSVRSKAARIGRNPKTGEEVPIHPRRVLSFRPSHLMKDRVAAGNRG from the coding sequence ATGGCAGGCAACACACTGACACGCATGGACCTGACCGAAGCGGTTTTCCGCGAGGTCGGGCTGTCGCGCAACGAATCCGCGGATCTGGTCGAAAGCGTGCTTCAGCACATGTCGGATGCTCTGGTCCGCGGCGAGACGGTCAAGATCTCGTCCTTCGGGACCTTCTCGGTGCGTTCGAAAGCGGCCCGGATCGGACGCAATCCGAAAACCGGTGAAGAGGTTCCGATCCATCCGCGCCGGGTGCTGAGCTTTCGTCCCTCGCATCTGATGAAGGACCGCGTCGCGGCCGGCAACAGGGGCTGA
- a CDS encoding beta-ketoacyl-ACP synthase III, producing the protein MSTRAIVRGVGHYLPARVVENAEFEATLDTSDEWIRTRSGIERRHFAAEGETTSQMAVAAAQAALEDAGLAADDLDAIVLATSTADLTFPSAATMVQAGIGMTRGFAYDVQAVCAGFVFALANANAMISAGLAHRVMVIGAETFSRIMDWTDRGTCVLFGDGAGALILEAAEGTGTTADRGILSVDLNSDGRHRDILYVDGGVSTGTSGHLRMHGKEVFRHAVEKLADTAHSALGKVGLEGSDVDWLVPHQANLRIIKATAQRLHLPMEKVVVTVQDHGNTSAASIPLALSVGRQEGRIVPGNLVVTEAIGGGLAWGSVVLRW; encoded by the coding sequence ATGAGTACGAGGGCGATCGTCCGGGGCGTCGGGCATTATCTTCCGGCGCGCGTGGTGGAAAACGCGGAATTCGAGGCGACGCTCGACACATCGGATGAATGGATCCGGACCCGCTCGGGGATCGAGCGGCGGCATTTCGCAGCCGAGGGCGAGACCACCTCGCAGATGGCCGTGGCCGCGGCGCAGGCCGCGCTCGAGGATGCCGGGCTCGCGGCCGATGATCTGGACGCCATCGTGCTGGCCACCTCGACCGCCGATCTGACCTTTCCCTCGGCCGCCACCATGGTGCAGGCCGGGATCGGCATGACCCGGGGCTTCGCCTATGACGTCCAGGCGGTCTGCGCCGGCTTCGTCTTCGCGCTGGCCAATGCCAATGCGATGATTTCCGCGGGACTTGCCCACAGGGTCATGGTGATCGGCGCCGAGACCTTCAGCCGGATCATGGACTGGACCGATCGCGGCACCTGCGTGTTGTTCGGCGACGGGGCGGGCGCGCTGATTCTCGAAGCGGCCGAAGGCACGGGCACCACCGCCGATCGCGGCATCCTCTCGGTCGATCTCAATTCGGACGGGCGCCACCGCGACATCCTCTATGTCGATGGCGGGGTCTCGACCGGCACCTCCGGGCATCTGAGAATGCATGGCAAGGAAGTGTTCCGCCATGCCGTCGAGAAACTGGCCGACACCGCCCATTCCGCCCTTGGCAAGGTCGGGCTCGAGGGCTCCGATGTCGACTGGCTGGTACCGCATCAGGCCAATCTGAGGATCATCAAGGCCACCGCGCAGCGGCTGCATCTGCCGATGGAGAAAGTCGTCGTCACGGTTCAGGACCATGGCAACACCTCGGCCGCCTCGATCCCGCTGGCGCTGTCGGTGGGTCGGCAGGAGGGCCGGATCGTCCCGGGAAATCTGGTGGTGACCGAGGCAATCGGCGGCGGTCTGGCCTGGGGCTCGGTGGTGCTGCGCTGGTAG
- a CDS encoding DUF177 domain-containing protein produces the protein MANMPEQPRNPAKTAPRSLRLAGLRSREPIAFELVPDPEERAALAERLGITTLKKLRFFGELCPEGQADWRLEASLGATVVQPCVVTLAPVSTRIDTDVLRLYRADMPTRPEAEEIEMPEDDNEEPLPDRLDLALVMEEALALAMPLYPRAEGADLGEAVFAAPGVAPMQDAELKPFAALARLRPSGDDADSDGTSD, from the coding sequence ATGGCCAACATGCCGGAACAGCCCCGAAACCCCGCAAAGACAGCGCCCCGCAGCCTCCGGCTTGCCGGGCTTCGCAGCCGCGAGCCCATCGCCTTCGAGCTGGTGCCCGATCCCGAAGAACGCGCCGCGCTGGCCGAGCGACTGGGGATAACAACACTGAAAAAACTGCGCTTTTTCGGCGAGCTCTGTCCCGAGGGACAGGCCGACTGGCGCCTCGAGGCCAGCCTCGGCGCCACGGTGGTGCAGCCCTGCGTCGTGACCCTGGCGCCGGTTTCCACCCGGATCGACACCGACGTGCTCCGCCTCTACCGCGCCGACATGCCAACCCGACCCGAGGCCGAAGAAATCGAAATGCCCGAGGACGACAACGAGGAACCGCTGCCCGACAGGCTCGACCTGGCCCTGGTCATGGAAGAGGCGCTGGCCCTGGCGATGCCGCTCTATCCCCGTGCCGAGGGGGCCGATCTCGGCGAGGCGGTCTTTGCCGCGCCGGGCGTGGCCCCGATGCAGGATGCCGAATTGAAACCCTTTGCCGCACTGGCCCGGCTGCGCCCCTCCGGCGACGACGCGGACAGCGACGGCACGTCCGACTGA